The Bombus huntii isolate Logan2020A chromosome 1, iyBomHunt1.1, whole genome shotgun sequence genome contains a region encoding:
- the LOC126868280 gene encoding leucine-rich repeat protein soc-2-like isoform X1: MDLSKDSAAANETSSDDELKTSSAQETNNQITNMTGKEIIENVSFSQNSLHSLPNGFIEYVSKLVDLDLSNSRLRGLPKSLNMLKSLVSLNLNSNQFSTLPNVICELYNLEKLWASGNKIKYVPCNLGNLSKLETLSLSVNQLKDLPNSYAKLNQLKVCHLSTNKFKKIPNCIARGMESLQILEFSQNNYVNLDVYPKSTNLTTFYAEENDICPSFPNWILCSGYKKLETVSLNKTRFETFHQPTRTSRCYVKKLFMKQCDLNSKIVEFIIAGMINLEELVLGNTKVLYQNYFPTIPINKKESLCSLKVLDIQSTGLPQVPKTINKFFNLINLNLSCNNIFFLPKEICTLKNLITLIIDNNHLKTLPKNFGKLTSLRELKLCHNQLVKLPLSMKSLYNLEYIDLYNNEFEVLPIVVLFFRNLKGMDLEQNYFSTEHILQPRFPRYKNMRAVLRNYWMDSILGSRSRSAHKLKMFVDNSNTFPLPSSSDSNSECSWNSVDDIYTKRWYISEDSADEFDPHECRKPKKRYYPPLTFYQPYQEIYRPADFHESRVQTRVSKMLECGAIVRQSSYEEGQFEDA, from the exons ATGGATTTGTCAAAAGACAGTGCTGCAGCAAATGAAACATCTTCTGACGATGAATTAAAAACATCATCGGCTCAAGAAACTAATAATCAAATCACAAATATGACaggaaaagaaattattgaaaatgtaTCTTTCTCACAAAACAGCTTACACAGTCTTCCTAACGGATTTATTGAATACGTATCAAAACTTGTTGATCTAGATTTGAGCAATAGTCGCCTTCGTGGTTTACCAAAATCTCTTAACATGCTAAAGAGTCTGgtatctttaaatttaaatagtaATCAATTTTCAACACTCCCAAATGTAATTTGTGAATTGTATAATCTCGAGAAATTATGGGCTTCTggaaataaaatcaaatatgtTCCATGTAATTTAggaaatttatcaaaattagAGACTTTATCTTTAAGCGTAAATCAATTAAAGGATCTTCCAAATTCATATGCAAAATTAAATCAGTTAAAAGTTTGTCATCTCAGCAccaataaatttaaaaagattcCAAATTGTATAGCCAGAGGAATGGAAAGTTTGCAAATCCTTGAGTTCTCacaaaataattatgtaaACTTAGATGTCTATCCCAAGAGTACTAATTTAACCACATTTTATGCAGAAGAAAATGATATCTGTCCCTCATTTCCAAACTGGATATTGTGCTCCGGCTACAAGAAGCTTGAAACGGTGTCACTGAATAAAACAAGGTTTGAAACGTTCCATCAGCCAACGAGGACATCCAGATGctatgttaaaaaattatttatgaaacaGTGCGATCTCAATAGCAAGATTGTTGAATTCATAATCGCTGGAATGATAAATCTTGAAGAGTTAGTACTTGGAAATACAAAAGTGCTTTACCAAAATTATTTCCCAACTATACccattaataaaaaagaaagtctGTGTAGTCTTAAAGTACTTGACATACAGAGCACAGGGCTTCCACAAGTACCCAAaacaataaacaaattttttaatctaaTTAACTTAAACTTAAgctgtaataatattttcttcttaccTAAAGAAATTTGTACTTTGAAGAATTTGATTACATTAATAATAGACAACAACCACTTGAAAACTCTTCCTAAGAATTTTGGAAAATTAACATCCCTAAGAGAGTTAAAGCTATGTCACAATCAATTGGTTAAATTACCTTTGAGTATGAAATCATTGTACAATCTGGAATATATAGATCTGTACAATAATGAATTTGAAGTATTACCAATAGTAGTACTGTTCTTtcgaaatttgaaaggaatgGATCTAGAACAAAATTACTTCTCAACTGAACATATACTG CAGCCTAGGTTTCCTCGCTACAAAAATATGAGAGCAGTTTTGAGAAATTATTGGATGGATTCCATACTTGGTAGTAGATCCCGCAGCGCACacaaattgaaaatgtttgtGGATAATTCAAACACCTTCCCATTGCCGAGCTCTTCTGATAGTAATTCAGAGTGTTCTTGGAACTC agTAGACGATATATATACTAAACGTTGGTATATTTCGGAAGATTCGGCCGACGAATTTGATCCCCACg AATGTAGAAAACCAAAGAAACGATATTATCCCCCGTTGACGTTTTATCAACCATATCAAGAAATATATCGTCCTGCGGACTTTCACGAAAGCAGAGTTCAGACACGAGTTAGCAAGATGTTAGAATGTGGAGCTATAGTTAGGCAATCAAGCTATGAGGAAGGTCAATTCGAAGATGCCTGA
- the LOC126868280 gene encoding leucine-rich repeat protein soc-2-like isoform X2 encodes MDLSKDSAAANETSSDDELKTSSAQETNNQITNMTGKEIIENVSFSQNSLHSLPNGFIEYVSKLVDLDLSNSRLRGLPKSLNMLKSLVSLNLNSNQFSTLPNVICELYNLEKLWASGNKIKYVPCNLGNLSKLETLSLSVNQLKDLPNSYAKLNQLKVCHLSTNKFKKIPNCIARGMESLQILEFSQNNYVNLDVYPKSTNLTTFYAEENDICPSFPNWILCSGYKKLETVSLNKTRFETFHQPTRTSRCYVKKLFMKQCDLNSKIVEFIIAGMINLEELVLGNTKVLYQNYFPTIPINKKESLCSLKVLDIQSTGLPQVPKTINKFFNLINLNLSCNNIFFLPKEICTLKNLITLIIDNNHLKTLPKNFGKLTSLRELKLCHNQLVKLPLSMKSLYNLEYIDLYNNEFEVLPIVVLFFRNLKGMDLEQNYFSTEHILPRFPRYKNMRAVLRNYWMDSILGSRSRSAHKLKMFVDNSNTFPLPSSSDSNSECSWNSVDDIYTKRWYISEDSADEFDPHECRKPKKRYYPPLTFYQPYQEIYRPADFHESRVQTRVSKMLECGAIVRQSSYEEGQFEDA; translated from the exons ATGGATTTGTCAAAAGACAGTGCTGCAGCAAATGAAACATCTTCTGACGATGAATTAAAAACATCATCGGCTCAAGAAACTAATAATCAAATCACAAATATGACaggaaaagaaattattgaaaatgtaTCTTTCTCACAAAACAGCTTACACAGTCTTCCTAACGGATTTATTGAATACGTATCAAAACTTGTTGATCTAGATTTGAGCAATAGTCGCCTTCGTGGTTTACCAAAATCTCTTAACATGCTAAAGAGTCTGgtatctttaaatttaaatagtaATCAATTTTCAACACTCCCAAATGTAATTTGTGAATTGTATAATCTCGAGAAATTATGGGCTTCTggaaataaaatcaaatatgtTCCATGTAATTTAggaaatttatcaaaattagAGACTTTATCTTTAAGCGTAAATCAATTAAAGGATCTTCCAAATTCATATGCAAAATTAAATCAGTTAAAAGTTTGTCATCTCAGCAccaataaatttaaaaagattcCAAATTGTATAGCCAGAGGAATGGAAAGTTTGCAAATCCTTGAGTTCTCacaaaataattatgtaaACTTAGATGTCTATCCCAAGAGTACTAATTTAACCACATTTTATGCAGAAGAAAATGATATCTGTCCCTCATTTCCAAACTGGATATTGTGCTCCGGCTACAAGAAGCTTGAAACGGTGTCACTGAATAAAACAAGGTTTGAAACGTTCCATCAGCCAACGAGGACATCCAGATGctatgttaaaaaattatttatgaaacaGTGCGATCTCAATAGCAAGATTGTTGAATTCATAATCGCTGGAATGATAAATCTTGAAGAGTTAGTACTTGGAAATACAAAAGTGCTTTACCAAAATTATTTCCCAACTATACccattaataaaaaagaaagtctGTGTAGTCTTAAAGTACTTGACATACAGAGCACAGGGCTTCCACAAGTACCCAAaacaataaacaaattttttaatctaaTTAACTTAAACTTAAgctgtaataatattttcttcttaccTAAAGAAATTTGTACTTTGAAGAATTTGATTACATTAATAATAGACAACAACCACTTGAAAACTCTTCCTAAGAATTTTGGAAAATTAACATCCCTAAGAGAGTTAAAGCTATGTCACAATCAATTGGTTAAATTACCTTTGAGTATGAAATCATTGTACAATCTGGAATATATAGATCTGTACAATAATGAATTTGAAGTATTACCAATAGTAGTACTGTTCTTtcgaaatttgaaaggaatgGATCTAGAACAAAATTACTTCTCAACTGAACATATACTG CCTAGGTTTCCTCGCTACAAAAATATGAGAGCAGTTTTGAGAAATTATTGGATGGATTCCATACTTGGTAGTAGATCCCGCAGCGCACacaaattgaaaatgtttgtGGATAATTCAAACACCTTCCCATTGCCGAGCTCTTCTGATAGTAATTCAGAGTGTTCTTGGAACTC agTAGACGATATATATACTAAACGTTGGTATATTTCGGAAGATTCGGCCGACGAATTTGATCCCCACg AATGTAGAAAACCAAAGAAACGATATTATCCCCCGTTGACGTTTTATCAACCATATCAAGAAATATATCGTCCTGCGGACTTTCACGAAAGCAGAGTTCAGACACGAGTTAGCAAGATGTTAGAATGTGGAGCTATAGTTAGGCAATCAAGCTATGAGGAAGGTCAATTCGAAGATGCCTGA
- the LOC126868280 gene encoding leucine-rich repeat protein soc-2-like isoform X3, which translates to MDLSKDSAAANETSSDDELKTSSAQETNNQITNMTGKEIIENVSFSQNSLHSLPNGFIEYVSKLVDLDLSNSRLRGLPKSLNMLKSLVSLNLNSNQFSTLPNVICELYNLEKLWASGNKIKYVPCNLGNLSKLETLSLSVNQLKDLPNSYAKLNQLKVCHLSTNKFKKIPNCIARGMESLQILEFSQNNYVNLDVYPKSTNLTTFYAEENDICPSFPNWILCSGYKKLETVSLNKTRFETFHQPTRTSRCYVKKLFMKQCDLNSKIVEFIIAGMINLEELVLGNTKVLYQNYFPTIPINKKESLCSLKVLDIQSTGLPQVPKTINKFFNLINLNLSCNNIFFLPKEICTLKNLITLIIDNNHLKTLPKNFGKLTSLRELKLCHNQLVKLPLSMKSLYNLEYIDLYNNEFEVLPIVVLFFRNLKGMDLEQNYFSTEHILQPRFPRYKNMRAVLRNYWMDSILGSRSRSAHKLKMFVDNSNTFPLPSSSDSNSECSWNSRYIY; encoded by the exons ATGGATTTGTCAAAAGACAGTGCTGCAGCAAATGAAACATCTTCTGACGATGAATTAAAAACATCATCGGCTCAAGAAACTAATAATCAAATCACAAATATGACaggaaaagaaattattgaaaatgtaTCTTTCTCACAAAACAGCTTACACAGTCTTCCTAACGGATTTATTGAATACGTATCAAAACTTGTTGATCTAGATTTGAGCAATAGTCGCCTTCGTGGTTTACCAAAATCTCTTAACATGCTAAAGAGTCTGgtatctttaaatttaaatagtaATCAATTTTCAACACTCCCAAATGTAATTTGTGAATTGTATAATCTCGAGAAATTATGGGCTTCTggaaataaaatcaaatatgtTCCATGTAATTTAggaaatttatcaaaattagAGACTTTATCTTTAAGCGTAAATCAATTAAAGGATCTTCCAAATTCATATGCAAAATTAAATCAGTTAAAAGTTTGTCATCTCAGCAccaataaatttaaaaagattcCAAATTGTATAGCCAGAGGAATGGAAAGTTTGCAAATCCTTGAGTTCTCacaaaataattatgtaaACTTAGATGTCTATCCCAAGAGTACTAATTTAACCACATTTTATGCAGAAGAAAATGATATCTGTCCCTCATTTCCAAACTGGATATTGTGCTCCGGCTACAAGAAGCTTGAAACGGTGTCACTGAATAAAACAAGGTTTGAAACGTTCCATCAGCCAACGAGGACATCCAGATGctatgttaaaaaattatttatgaaacaGTGCGATCTCAATAGCAAGATTGTTGAATTCATAATCGCTGGAATGATAAATCTTGAAGAGTTAGTACTTGGAAATACAAAAGTGCTTTACCAAAATTATTTCCCAACTATACccattaataaaaaagaaagtctGTGTAGTCTTAAAGTACTTGACATACAGAGCACAGGGCTTCCACAAGTACCCAAaacaataaacaaattttttaatctaaTTAACTTAAACTTAAgctgtaataatattttcttcttaccTAAAGAAATTTGTACTTTGAAGAATTTGATTACATTAATAATAGACAACAACCACTTGAAAACTCTTCCTAAGAATTTTGGAAAATTAACATCCCTAAGAGAGTTAAAGCTATGTCACAATCAATTGGTTAAATTACCTTTGAGTATGAAATCATTGTACAATCTGGAATATATAGATCTGTACAATAATGAATTTGAAGTATTACCAATAGTAGTACTGTTCTTtcgaaatttgaaaggaatgGATCTAGAACAAAATTACTTCTCAACTGAACATATACTG CAGCCTAGGTTTCCTCGCTACAAAAATATGAGAGCAGTTTTGAGAAATTATTGGATGGATTCCATACTTGGTAGTAGATCCCGCAGCGCACacaaattgaaaatgtttgtGGATAATTCAAACACCTTCCCATTGCCGAGCTCTTCTGATAGTAATTCAGAGTGTTCTTGGAACTC ACGATATATATACTAA